Proteins encoded by one window of Aphidius gifuensis isolate YNYX2018 linkage group LG2, ASM1490517v1, whole genome shotgun sequence:
- the LOC122848329 gene encoding tRNA-uridine aminocarboxypropyltransferase 1 translates to MENSIVDNRDNYNVILEKQNVIDREPFRLLKIDDASGLDSVEGRVVCNKCHRSRKFFCYTCCTPLIDEKYIPHVKLPIKIDIIKHAKEIDGKSTAIHAAILAPDDVTIYTYPEFPVFSQDEKVVLIFPGKNSISIEELFSINNENNKTNNDSKNELLINGYPITRAVFIDSTWHQTKSIYKDERLRSLPCVVFKSRISQFWRHQRKSPRWYLATIEAIHQFLIQLHDSAYGTIDNYAFNDISTPTDKYHGQYDNLLYFFKYMYEKIHTMYDHDELRAYKRPLI, encoded by the exons atggaaAATTCAATTGTCGATAATCGtgataattataatgttattttggaaaaacaaaatgtcaTTGATAGAGAACCATttcgtttattaaaaattgatgatgcaAGTGGACTTGATAGCGTTGAAGGACGTGTTGTTTGTAATAAATGTCACAGATCACGTAAATTTTTCTGTTACACATGTTGTACACCTCTTATTGATGAGAAATATATTCCTCATGTCAAG CTTCCAATAAAGATTGACATAATAAAACATGCTAAGGAAATTGATGGTAAAAGTACAGCAATACATGCTGCAATTTTAGCACCAGATGATGTTACAATTTATACATATCCAGAATTTCCAGTATTTTCACAAGATGAAAAg GTTGTATTAATATTTCctggtaaaaattcaataagtattgaagaattattttcgataaataatgaaaataataaaacaaataatgatagtaaaaatgaattattaataaatggatATCCAATAACAAGAGCTGTATTTATTGACAGTACATGGCATCaaacaaaatcaatatataaagaTGAACGATTACGTAGTTTACCATGTGTTGTATTTAAATCAAGAATATCACAATTTTGGCGTCATCAAAGAAAAAGTCCACGTTGGTATTTAGCAACAATTGAAgctattcatcaatttttaattcaattacatGACAGTGCTTATGGTACCATTGATAATTATGCATTCAATGATATATCAACTCCAACTGATAAATATCATGGacaatatgataatttattgtatttttttaaatatatgtatgaaaaaattcatacaatGTATGATCATGATGAACTTAGAGCCTACAAAAGACcacttatttaa